In Streptomyces nojiriensis, one genomic interval encodes:
- a CDS encoding LysR family transcriptional regulator — MLDVRQLQVLRSIAQEGSLAAAGRALHYSQPTITHHLAALEAHVNARLVQRGPRGATLTELGEALLPHAEAVLDRLRHAELEVRNLAERGMRTLHIGTFPTAGALLLAPAVKRLHQQGVHISLTEGELPLLLRGLRAKELHAALVFSQPGDSLDLDEDFEVHPLLSDPLLLVMPQDHPCAAREEVSLGELRDTAWVGAADPHDPCDRVLAWACGQEGYEPLHVMRTDDYAVVQGLVAAGTGVALVPRLALGHPRPDLVVRPLARPDLAREISVAVLRSTSAGAAQELIEALREQAALITDRWAAV; from the coding sequence ATGCTCGACGTCAGGCAGCTCCAGGTACTCCGCTCCATCGCGCAGGAGGGCTCGCTCGCCGCAGCGGGCCGGGCACTGCACTACAGCCAGCCCACGATCACCCACCACCTGGCCGCCCTGGAAGCGCACGTCAACGCCCGGCTCGTCCAGCGCGGACCGCGCGGCGCCACACTGACCGAACTCGGCGAAGCCCTGCTGCCGCACGCCGAAGCCGTACTCGACCGCCTGCGCCACGCCGAGCTGGAGGTGCGCAACCTCGCCGAGCGCGGTATGCGCACGCTCCACATCGGCACGTTCCCCACGGCGGGCGCCCTGCTCCTGGCCCCCGCGGTCAAGCGCCTCCACCAGCAGGGGGTCCACATCTCGCTCACCGAAGGAGAGCTCCCCCTGCTGCTGCGCGGGTTGCGGGCCAAAGAGCTCCACGCCGCCCTCGTCTTCTCGCAGCCGGGCGACAGCCTCGACCTCGACGAGGACTTCGAAGTCCACCCGCTCCTGTCCGATCCGCTGCTGCTGGTCATGCCGCAGGACCACCCGTGCGCGGCGCGGGAGGAGGTGTCCCTCGGTGAACTGCGCGACACCGCGTGGGTGGGCGCCGCCGATCCGCACGACCCCTGCGACCGCGTGCTGGCCTGGGCGTGCGGCCAGGAGGGGTACGAGCCCCTGCACGTGATGCGTACCGACGACTACGCGGTGGTCCAAGGCCTCGTGGCCGCGGGGACGGGCGTGGCCCTGGTCCCGCGGCTCGCGCTGGGGCATCCCAGGCCCGACCTGGTGGTCCGCCCCCTGGCCCGCCCCGATCTCGCCCGGGAGATCAGCGTCGCCGTACTGCGGTCCACGTCGGCCGGCGCCGCCCAGGAACTGATCGAGGCGCTGCGGGAGCAGGCCGCGCTGATCACGGACCGCTGGGCCGCCGTCTGA
- a CDS encoding aminotransferase class I/II-fold pyridoxal phosphate-dependent enzyme has product MNIRTTDQRIPSPTRPGIGQLSAPYADAVLGHAGRDWLRLNVPGHAAAPGSDLAGFLGPRITALDFPPLLDGIDLGRDTPLDRAQSLAAEAWGARRTWFLTNGASQGNQIASMVAPVLGRTLVVQRSVHSSVIDGLVLSGMDAVFVQPSVDPEQGIAHGVTAADVAAALARTPGAAAVYIVSPSYFGAVADVRALADTAHAAGVPLIVDEAWGSHFGFHPALPANALSLGADLVTSSTHKLAGSLTQSAMLHLAEGPFADLLEPLVDRAFRLVQSTSASALLTASLDLARRSLVTGADATGGSVGAADRVRGVVRALGRFTVVSDGFRAFPDIVRADPLRIAIDTRAGGITGHEARRRLFRDHQVMVEVATDAAIVAVIGAGSVPDTDRFVEALHTLPSPLTTGSAGATGGMPRLPAPGATKLTAREAFLSPAVVVAAQEAVGRISADTLAAYPPGIPNVLPGEVITAEAVRFLQRTAAAPNGHVRGALDLGVTRLRVVA; this is encoded by the coding sequence GTGAACATCAGAACGACCGATCAGCGCATCCCCTCCCCCACCCGTCCTGGCATCGGCCAGCTGTCCGCCCCCTACGCCGATGCCGTGCTGGGCCATGCGGGACGGGACTGGCTGAGACTGAACGTCCCCGGTCATGCGGCGGCCCCCGGATCGGATCTCGCCGGTTTCCTCGGCCCGCGGATCACGGCCCTGGACTTCCCGCCGCTGCTCGACGGCATCGACCTCGGCCGGGACACCCCGCTGGACCGGGCGCAGTCGCTTGCTGCGGAGGCCTGGGGCGCGCGGCGCACCTGGTTCCTGACGAACGGCGCTTCGCAGGGCAATCAGATCGCCTCGATGGTCGCCCCCGTCCTGGGACGCACGCTCGTCGTCCAGCGCAGTGTGCACTCCAGCGTGATCGACGGGCTGGTGCTGTCGGGCATGGACGCCGTCTTCGTCCAGCCGTCCGTCGACCCGGAGCAGGGCATCGCCCACGGGGTGACCGCCGCGGACGTGGCGGCGGCGCTCGCCCGGACACCGGGCGCGGCCGCCGTGTACATCGTGTCCCCGAGCTACTTCGGCGCGGTGGCCGACGTACGGGCCCTCGCGGACACCGCCCACGCCGCCGGGGTGCCGCTGATCGTCGACGAGGCGTGGGGATCGCACTTCGGCTTCCACCCCGCCCTGCCCGCGAACGCCCTCTCCCTGGGCGCCGACCTGGTGACTTCGAGTACGCACAAGTTGGCGGGCAGCCTGACGCAGTCGGCGATGCTCCATCTGGCGGAGGGCCCCTTCGCGGACCTGCTGGAGCCGCTGGTGGACCGGGCGTTCCGGCTCGTGCAGTCCACCAGCGCGAGTGCGCTGCTGACCGCGTCGCTCGATCTTGCCCGAAGGAGTCTGGTCACCGGCGCCGACGCGACGGGCGGCTCGGTCGGGGCCGCGGACAGGGTGCGGGGCGTCGTTCGCGCGCTGGGCCGCTTCACCGTGGTGAGCGACGGGTTCCGCGCCTTCCCCGACATCGTCCGGGCCGACCCGCTGCGCATCGCGATCGACACCCGCGCCGGCGGGATCACGGGCCACGAGGCCAGGCGCCGGCTCTTCCGGGACCATCAGGTCATGGTCGAAGTGGCGACCGACGCGGCGATCGTCGCCGTGATCGGCGCGGGGTCCGTGCCCGACACCGACCGGTTCGTGGAAGCGCTGCACACCCTGCCCTCCCCGCTCACCACCGGCTCGGCCGGCGCCACCGGCGGCATGCCGCGGCTGCCGGCTCCGGGGGCCACCAAGCTCACCGCCCGCGAGGCGTTCCTGAGCCCGGCCGTGGTCGTGGCCGCGCAGGAGGCCGTCGGGCGGATCTCCGCGGACACCCTGGCGGCGTACCCGCCGGGGATCCCCAACGTCCTGCCCGGCGAAGTCATCACCGCCGAGGCCGTCCGGTTCCTCCAGCGGACCGCGGCCGCGCCGAACGGCCATGTCCGCGGCGCGCTCGACCTGGGCGTGACGCGCCTGCGCGTCGTCGCCTGA
- a CDS encoding SHOCT domain-containing protein yields the protein MPGLLRGVARTAVVAGTATAVSNRVSRRQGGRWAQQDAQQQAQQQQAAAPPPPPPPPAAEPPADDMTTKIEQLKQLSTLKEQGVLTETEFAEQKRRLLG from the coding sequence ATGCCCGGACTTCTTCGCGGGGTCGCCCGCACCGCCGTCGTCGCGGGCACCGCCACGGCGGTGTCCAACCGAGTGTCCCGCCGCCAGGGCGGCCGCTGGGCGCAGCAGGACGCCCAGCAGCAGGCCCAGCAGCAGCAGGCGGCGGCACCGCCGCCGCCCCCGCCGCCGCCCGCCGCGGAGCCGCCGGCCGACGACATGACCACCAAGATCGAGCAGCTGAAGCAGCTCAGCACCCTCAAGGAACAGGGCGTGCTGACCGAGACGGAGTTCGCGGAGCAGAAGCGCCGACTGCTGGGCTAG
- a CDS encoding DUF6325 family protein, with translation MSSETEPRADFGDIGDIDELGPVDYIVVEFPGNRMTGEGLPILVDLVDRGIIRIFDFAFIRKEEDGTVTALELQDLGGGEVDLTVFEGASSGLLDGGDIQEAAAALEPGSSAGVIVYENTWAAPFARALRRGGAQLVAAGRIPVQALLASLDALEDPAAGE, from the coding sequence ATGAGCAGCGAGACCGAGCCGCGAGCCGATTTCGGCGACATCGGCGACATCGACGAACTCGGCCCGGTCGACTACATCGTGGTCGAGTTCCCGGGCAACCGAATGACGGGGGAGGGGCTCCCGATCCTCGTCGACCTCGTCGACCGGGGCATCATCCGCATCTTCGACTTCGCCTTCATCCGCAAGGAGGAGGACGGCACGGTGACCGCGCTGGAGCTCCAGGACCTCGGTGGCGGCGAAGTCGACCTCACCGTGTTCGAAGGGGCGTCGTCCGGCCTGCTCGACGGCGGCGACATCCAGGAGGCCGCCGCCGCCCTGGAACCGGGCAGCTCGGCCGGGGTCATCGTGTACGAGAACACCTGGGCGGCGCCTTTCGCCCGTGCCCTGCGACGCGGCGGAGCGCAGCTCGTCGCCGCCGGACGGATTCCCGTGCAGGCCCTGCTGGCGTCGCTGGACGCCCTGGAGGACCCCGCCGCCGGAGAGTAG
- a CDS encoding GAP family protein: MVLDLMLIALAIALYPLPMMAFILVVSSPRGVWKGLAFILAWLANLVAVIAIVLALTGGEPPSPRSPPGVAALALKLAIGVGLVVYGVRRYRRRKLKAARDTAPKPSHVDVGSVWAAAGLAVLIQPWGMVAAGATTVIEADTSHATTFIALFGFCLLASSGLLAAELYMVFAPEAAQARLLRMRAWMEGHKDEAIVFVCLLLGLWLTAQSIYELTG, encoded by the coding sequence ATGGTCCTCGACCTCATGCTCATCGCGTTGGCCATCGCCCTCTACCCGCTGCCCATGATGGCGTTCATCCTCGTGGTGTCCTCGCCCAGAGGAGTGTGGAAGGGGCTGGCCTTCATCCTGGCGTGGCTGGCCAACCTCGTCGCGGTGATCGCGATCGTGCTGGCGCTGACCGGCGGCGAGCCTCCGTCGCCGCGTTCCCCGCCGGGCGTGGCGGCGCTCGCGCTCAAGCTGGCCATCGGGGTGGGACTGGTGGTCTACGGGGTGCGCCGCTACCGCCGCAGGAAGCTGAAGGCCGCCCGGGACACCGCCCCGAAGCCCTCCCACGTGGACGTCGGCTCGGTGTGGGCCGCGGCGGGCCTGGCCGTGCTGATCCAGCCGTGGGGCATGGTCGCGGCGGGTGCGACGACCGTGATCGAGGCCGACACCTCGCACGCGACCACGTTCATCGCGCTCTTCGGCTTCTGCCTGCTGGCCAGCTCCGGCCTGCTGGCCGCGGAGCTGTACATGGTGTTCGCACCGGAGGCCGCACAGGCCCGGCTGCTGCGGATGCGCGCGTGGATGGAGGGGCACAAGGACGAGGCCATCGTGTTCGTCTGCCTGCTGCTCGGCCTGTGGCTGACCGCGCAGAGCATCTACGAGCTGACCGGCTGA
- a CDS encoding YhjD/YihY/BrkB family envelope integrity protein, with translation MWSERKARWRERSRELAAAAKRTQERAETRFPVITHVTERMIGVNIFDSATRLAAQCFLTAVPLLFVVASFAPEAVRDQLVSSVRTMFGLTGQASDQLGDVFDHSGEEDIRNAVGAVGAVIVLLSATAVSRAMQRLCKRAWQIPRGGTRVAIWRWFAWILAWLVLLIFQGPVRDGFGLGLWLGIPLTLLLQTLAWWWSQHLLLGGLIAWPPLLPGALLTAAAVTALSLGARVYMPIALNRSLDTYGSTGSVFVVLSWLIVLCVAVAVGITLGAALAQEPYLARRLGSPVPSGLRQESP, from the coding sequence ATGTGGTCGGAGCGCAAGGCACGGTGGCGCGAGCGCTCCCGGGAGCTGGCCGCGGCCGCCAAACGGACGCAGGAGCGGGCCGAGACCCGGTTCCCCGTGATCACCCATGTCACGGAGCGCATGATCGGCGTGAACATCTTCGACTCCGCCACGCGACTGGCCGCCCAGTGCTTCCTGACCGCCGTGCCCCTGCTCTTCGTCGTCGCCTCGTTCGCCCCGGAGGCGGTACGCGACCAGCTGGTCTCCTCCGTACGCACGATGTTCGGGCTCACCGGTCAGGCGAGCGATCAGCTGGGCGACGTGTTCGACCACTCCGGCGAGGAGGACATCCGCAACGCCGTGGGAGCGGTCGGCGCCGTGATCGTGCTGCTGTCGGCGACCGCCGTGAGCCGTGCCATGCAGCGGCTGTGCAAACGCGCCTGGCAGATCCCGCGGGGCGGGACGCGGGTCGCGATCTGGCGCTGGTTCGCCTGGATCCTCGCCTGGCTGGTCCTGCTGATCTTCCAGGGTCCGGTCCGTGACGGATTCGGACTCGGCCTGTGGCTCGGGATCCCCCTCACGCTCCTCCTCCAGACGCTGGCGTGGTGGTGGAGCCAGCACCTGCTGCTGGGCGGGCTGATCGCGTGGCCCCCGCTGCTGCCCGGCGCGCTCCTCACCGCCGCCGCGGTGACCGCGCTGTCGCTGGGCGCGCGGGTCTACATGCCGATCGCCCTCAACCGGTCGCTCGACACGTACGGGTCCACCGGCTCGGTGTTCGTCGTCCTGTCGTGGCTGATCGTGCTGTGCGTGGCGGTCGCCGTCGGCATCACCCTGGGCGCCGCGCTGGCGCAGGAGCCGTACCTGGCGCGGCGGCTGGGCAGCCCGGTGCCGAGCGGGCTGCGGCAGGAGAGTCCCTGA
- a CDS encoding DUF2252 domain-containing protein, producing the protein MSATAAPTAADGGPRLSPKDRAVNGRAARAAAPRTSHGDFEPSSDRADPMDVIERQSATRLQELVPIRYGRMAESPFRFYRGAAAIMAGDLAGTPDSGIRVQLCGDAHMLNFRLLGSPERNLLFDINDFDETLPGPWEWDVKRLATSLVIAGRENGFSDGERATIVTSAVRGYREQMRAFAEMRTLDVWYARVDETHLQALAEGSLHTRGRKNVSEALSKARGRDSLQAFEKLTEVVDGRRRFVAVPQLITPASELLPGHERDSVEDQIRDVVGRYGDSLQSDRRHLLHQYSIVDMARKVVGVGSVGTRCWIVLLLGRDGEDPLILQAKEAGDSVLAAYAGPSEYATGGERVVAGQRLMQAASDIFLGWQQTHGLDGLERSFYVRQLRDWKGIAEPARMVPRGMRVFAGLCGVTLARAHARSGDRIAIAAYLGRSGAFDQALVRFAESYADLNERDHQRLVDAIASGRVTAVAA; encoded by the coding sequence ATGAGCGCGACCGCGGCCCCGACCGCGGCGGACGGCGGTCCCCGGCTCTCGCCCAAGGACCGGGCCGTGAACGGCCGGGCCGCCCGGGCGGCCGCTCCGAGAACCTCCCACGGGGACTTCGAACCGTCCTCCGACCGGGCGGATCCGATGGACGTCATCGAGCGGCAGTCCGCCACCCGGCTGCAGGAACTGGTGCCGATCCGCTACGGCCGGATGGCGGAGTCGCCGTTCCGTTTCTACCGTGGTGCGGCCGCGATCATGGCCGGTGACCTGGCCGGCACACCCGACTCGGGTATCCGGGTCCAGTTGTGCGGCGACGCGCACATGCTGAACTTCCGGCTGCTCGGCTCCCCGGAACGGAACCTGCTGTTCGACATCAACGACTTCGACGAGACGCTGCCCGGGCCGTGGGAATGGGACGTCAAGCGGCTGGCGACCAGCCTGGTGATCGCCGGGCGGGAGAACGGCTTCTCCGACGGCGAGCGCGCGACGATCGTGACGTCGGCCGTGCGCGGCTACCGCGAGCAGATGCGCGCCTTCGCCGAAATGCGCACCCTCGACGTCTGGTACGCGAGGGTGGACGAGACCCACCTCCAGGCACTGGCCGAGGGCTCGCTCCACACCCGCGGGCGCAAGAACGTGTCCGAGGCGCTGAGCAAGGCGCGCGGTCGCGACAGCCTGCAGGCGTTCGAGAAGCTCACCGAGGTGGTCGACGGCCGGCGCCGCTTCGTCGCCGTGCCGCAGCTGATCACACCGGCTTCCGAACTGCTGCCGGGTCACGAGCGCGATTCGGTCGAGGACCAGATCCGGGACGTCGTCGGACGGTACGGGGACAGTCTCCAGTCGGACCGCAGACACCTGCTGCACCAGTACTCCATCGTCGACATGGCCCGCAAGGTGGTGGGCGTCGGCAGTGTCGGCACGCGCTGCTGGATCGTGCTGCTGCTGGGCCGCGACGGCGAGGACCCGCTGATCCTGCAGGCCAAGGAGGCCGGTGACTCGGTGCTCGCCGCGTACGCGGGCCCCAGCGAGTACGCCACCGGCGGCGAGCGGGTCGTGGCCGGCCAGCGGCTGATGCAGGCCGCGAGCGACATCTTCCTCGGCTGGCAGCAGACGCACGGGCTCGACGGACTCGAACGGAGCTTCTACGTACGCCAGCTGCGCGACTGGAAGGGCATCGCCGAGCCCGCCCGGATGGTGCCGCGCGGTATGCGGGTCTTCGCCGGCCTGTGCGGCGTGACCCTGGCACGGGCGCACGCCCGCTCCGGCGACCGGATCGCGATCGCGGCGTACCTCGGCCGTAGCGGCGCCTTCGACCAGGCGCTCGTGCGGTTCGCGGAGAGCTACGCCGACCTCAACGAGCGCGACCACCAGCGCCTGGTGGACGCCATCGCGTCCGGGCGGGTGACCGCCGTCGCGGCCTGA
- a CDS encoding MFS transporter, whose translation MTAAQAGPDGAAGNAGNTRLILLTLAAGQFLMALDSSVMNVSIATVAEDIGTTVSGMQGAITAYTLVMAMLMISGGKVGALIGRKRAFMIGCVIYGLGSLTTSLAPNLTVLLLGWSFLEGVGAALILPAIVALVASNFGKAQRPAAYGLVAAAAAVAIAVGPLIGGFATTFFSWRWVFAGEVVMVLAILLLARRIADAPPEHRPRIDVLGAVLSAAGIGLFVFGILRTSEWGWFRPKAGGPSWFGVSPVVWLVMAGLMLVWLFFRWETRLVARGVEPLVDPELLKNRQLSGGLTMFLFQYLVQMGVFFVVPLYLSVALGLSALHTGALILPLSITLLAAAIGVPKFSPNASPRRVVRRGILAMFAGAVVLMSALTPDSGAEVVTVPMLLIGLGIGLLASQLGAVTVSAVPDEKSAEVGGIQNTVTNLGASIGTALAGSIMIAVLTSSFLTTIDQNPAVPADVKTQAHTALAGSAPFLSDEQLAEALEAAGTDPVVAQAALDANEQARIEGLRAALALLALAALLALFFTQRIPAAQPAAARGPADAPS comes from the coding sequence ATGACAGCGGCGCAGGCGGGACCGGACGGGGCGGCCGGGAACGCGGGGAACACGAGGCTCATCCTGCTGACACTCGCGGCCGGGCAGTTCCTGATGGCCCTGGACAGCTCGGTGATGAACGTCTCGATCGCCACGGTGGCGGAGGACATCGGCACCACGGTGAGCGGTATGCAGGGCGCGATCACGGCCTACACGCTGGTGATGGCGATGCTCATGATCAGCGGTGGCAAGGTCGGCGCGCTCATCGGCCGCAAGCGGGCGTTCATGATCGGCTGCGTCATCTACGGACTCGGTTCCCTGACGACCTCGCTCGCCCCGAACCTGACGGTCCTGCTGCTGGGCTGGTCGTTCCTGGAGGGTGTGGGAGCGGCCCTGATCCTGCCGGCGATCGTGGCGCTCGTCGCCTCGAACTTCGGCAAGGCGCAGCGGCCCGCCGCCTACGGCCTGGTCGCGGCGGCGGCAGCGGTGGCGATCGCGGTCGGACCGCTCATCGGCGGCTTCGCGACCACGTTCTTCTCCTGGCGCTGGGTGTTCGCCGGGGAGGTCGTGATGGTCCTCGCCATCCTGCTGCTGGCCCGGCGGATCGCCGACGCGCCCCCGGAGCACCGGCCGCGGATCGACGTGCTCGGTGCGGTCCTGTCCGCGGCGGGCATCGGGCTGTTCGTGTTCGGCATCCTGCGGACCAGCGAATGGGGCTGGTTCCGGCCCAAGGCCGGGGGCCCCTCGTGGTTCGGCGTCTCGCCCGTCGTGTGGCTGGTGATGGCCGGGCTGATGCTGGTCTGGCTGTTCTTCCGCTGGGAGACACGTCTGGTGGCGCGCGGTGTCGAACCGCTCGTCGACCCGGAGCTGTTGAAGAACCGGCAGCTCTCCGGCGGGCTGACGATGTTCCTCTTCCAGTACCTCGTGCAGATGGGCGTGTTCTTCGTCGTCCCGCTCTACCTGTCGGTGGCGCTCGGCCTGTCCGCCCTGCACACGGGCGCGCTGATCCTGCCGCTCTCCATCACACTGCTGGCCGCCGCGATCGGGGTCCCCAAGTTCAGCCCGAACGCCTCGCCCCGGCGCGTCGTGCGGCGCGGGATCCTGGCGATGTTCGCGGGCGCCGTCGTCCTCATGTCGGCCCTCACCCCGGATTCCGGCGCGGAGGTCGTCACCGTGCCCATGCTGCTCATCGGGCTCGGGATCGGGCTGCTCGCCTCACAGCTCGGGGCCGTCACCGTGTCGGCCGTACCGGACGAGAAGAGCGCCGAGGTCGGCGGCATCCAGAACACCGTCACCAACCTCGGCGCCTCGATCGGCACCGCGCTCGCCGGATCGATCATGATCGCCGTGCTGACGAGTTCGTTCCTCACCACCATCGACCAGAACCCGGCGGTCCCGGCCGATGTGAAGACCCAGGCGCACACCGCCCTCGCCGGCAGTGCCCCGTTCCTGTCGGATGAACAGCTCGCCGAGGCCCTCGAAGCTGCGGGCACGGACCCGGTGGTGGCCCAGGCGGCACTCGACGCGAACGAGCAGGCACGGATCGAGGGGCTGCGGGCCGCGCTCGCCCTCCTCGCTCTGGCGGCCCTGCTCGCCCTCTTCTTCACCCAGCGCATCCCGGCGGCCCAGCCCGCCGCGGCACGTGGCCCGGCCGACGCCCCGTCATGA
- the helR gene encoding RNA polymerase recycling motor ATPase HelR has translation MTSLTTSAFDLPARLSPKADPALIGGDEKHFAAVARSLEQTIAELSDRLEALRRAPGGLGREAMDRDVEIHRLTGRLRTLRRFGLDLCLGRMVAEDDPEPVYIGRLGLTDGAGGRLLIDWRSPAAEPFFAATHASPMGLASRRRYRWARGRIGDYWDEVFTADGFEGHAALDDQSAFIAGLGGSRSPRMRDVLATIQSDQDAVIRAGSRGALVVDGGPGTGKTVVALHRSAHLLYSDPRLGHRRGGVLFVGPHQPYLAYVADVLPSLGEEGVQTCTVRDLVAEGAAAEAEADPRVASLKSSADMVKAIEKAVRIYEEPPTEGMTVTTPWSDVWLSPDDWAEAFEAAAGTAHNEAREQIWEELVTILLEKFDDEDLSPEVFGRSLRYDEELVAALDRAWPTIDAADLVGDLWSVPSYLRMCAPWLSREDVAALQRADAQAWTVSDLPLLDAARQRLGDPESARRLRRRGAAVAAERERMAGVIDDLLAADDDGEGAVTMLRGKDLQDSLVDEGALPGADPDLLAGPFAHVVVDEAQELTDAEWQMLLLRCPSRSFTIVGDRAQARQGFTESWRERLERIGFDRIEVASLSINYRTPEEVMAVAEPAIREALPDANVPASVRSSGIPVVYGSVADLDPVLDGWLDEHADGVACVIGAEGTEAGAAGAFRETSRVRTLTPGLSKGLEFDLVVLVDPQTFGTGIEGAVDRYVAMTRATQRLVILTSS, from the coding sequence ATGACCTCCCTGACCACCAGTGCGTTCGACCTTCCCGCCCGCCTCTCCCCCAAGGCCGACCCGGCACTGATCGGCGGCGACGAGAAGCACTTCGCGGCCGTCGCGCGGAGCCTCGAGCAGACGATCGCCGAGCTCTCCGACCGTCTGGAGGCGTTGCGCCGGGCCCCCGGCGGCCTGGGCCGGGAGGCGATGGACCGGGACGTGGAGATCCATCGGCTGACGGGTCGTCTGCGGACGCTGCGGCGCTTCGGGTTGGACCTGTGCCTCGGGCGGATGGTCGCCGAGGACGACCCCGAGCCCGTGTACATCGGGCGGCTCGGCCTCACCGACGGCGCGGGGGGCCGGCTGCTGATCGACTGGCGCTCGCCCGCGGCCGAGCCGTTCTTCGCCGCGACCCACGCCAGCCCGATGGGCCTGGCGAGCCGCCGCAGGTACCGCTGGGCCCGCGGCCGGATCGGCGACTACTGGGACGAGGTGTTCACCGCCGACGGGTTCGAGGGGCACGCAGCACTCGACGACCAGTCTGCCTTCATCGCCGGACTGGGCGGCAGCCGGTCGCCGCGGATGCGGGACGTCCTCGCCACCATCCAGTCCGACCAGGACGCCGTCATCCGCGCCGGATCGCGCGGCGCCCTCGTCGTCGACGGCGGTCCGGGCACGGGCAAGACCGTCGTGGCGCTGCACCGCTCCGCCCATCTCCTCTACTCCGACCCCCGGCTCGGGCACCGTCGGGGCGGCGTGCTGTTCGTCGGTCCGCACCAGCCCTACCTGGCCTACGTCGCCGATGTGCTGCCCAGCCTCGGCGAGGAGGGCGTGCAGACCTGCACGGTGCGGGACCTCGTCGCCGAGGGGGCCGCGGCCGAGGCCGAGGCCGACCCGCGGGTGGCGTCCCTGAAGTCGTCCGCGGACATGGTGAAGGCGATCGAGAAGGCCGTGCGGATCTACGAGGAGCCGCCCACCGAGGGGATGACGGTCACGACCCCCTGGTCCGACGTCTGGCTGAGCCCGGACGACTGGGCCGAGGCGTTCGAGGCGGCCGCGGGCACCGCGCACAACGAGGCGCGCGAGCAGATCTGGGAAGAGCTGGTGACGATCCTGCTCGAGAAGTTCGACGACGAGGACCTCTCGCCCGAGGTGTTCGGCAGATCGCTGCGGTACGACGAGGAGCTGGTCGCGGCGCTCGACCGCGCGTGGCCGACGATCGATGCGGCCGACCTCGTCGGGGATCTGTGGTCGGTACCGTCCTACCTGCGGATGTGCGCCCCGTGGCTCAGCCGCGAGGACGTGGCGGCGTTGCAGCGCGCGGACGCCCAGGCCTGGACGGTGTCCGACCTGCCGCTCCTGGACGCGGCGCGGCAGCGGCTCGGCGACCCGGAGTCGGCACGACGGCTGCGGCGGCGGGGCGCCGCGGTCGCGGCCGAACGTGAGCGCATGGCCGGGGTGATCGACGACCTGCTCGCGGCCGATGACGACGGCGAGGGCGCGGTGACGATGCTGCGCGGCAAGGACCTGCAGGACAGCCTGGTCGACGAGGGCGCGCTGCCCGGGGCCGACCCGGACCTGCTCGCCGGACCGTTCGCGCACGTCGTCGTGGACGAGGCTCAGGAACTCACCGACGCGGAGTGGCAGATGCTGCTGCTGCGCTGCCCGTCCCGGAGCTTCACCATCGTCGGGGACCGGGCCCAGGCCCGGCAGGGGTTCACGGAGTCGTGGCGGGAGCGGCTGGAGCGGATCGGGTTCGACCGGATCGAGGTGGCCTCCCTGAGCATCAACTACCGGACGCCCGAGGAGGTCATGGCGGTGGCGGAGCCGGCCATCCGGGAAGCGCTCCCGGACGCCAACGTGCCGGCCTCGGTCCGCAGCAGCGGCATTCCCGTGGTGTACGGCTCCGTCGCGGATCTGGACCCGGTCCTCGACGGCTGGCTGGACGAGCACGCCGACGGGGTCGCCTGCGTCATCGGCGCCGAGGGCACCGAGGCAGGAGCGGCTGGCGCCTTCCGGGAGACCTCCCGGGTCCGGACGCTGACCCCCGGGCTGTCGAAGGGGCTGGAGTTCGACCTCGTCGTCCTCGTCGACCCGCAGACCTTCGGCACGGGGATCGAAGGAGCCGTCGACCGCTACGTCGCCATGACCCGGGCGACGCAGCGGCTCGTCATCCTCACGAGTTCCTGA